Proteins from one Deinococcus actinosclerus genomic window:
- a CDS encoding Fur family transcriptional regulator, whose protein sequence is MTATRSTRQRDVITRVLHDAEGPLGVGDVLERARTDLPALGVATVYRTLKLLTDQGRIHPVTLDGETLYESSGKGHHHHFACTRCQRVFTLHTCPVALPSGTVYPGGFIVEAHEVTLYGQCPQCAQAS, encoded by the coding sequence ATGACCGCCACCCGCAGCACCCGCCAGCGCGACGTGATCACCCGCGTCCTGCACGACGCCGAGGGACCCCTGGGCGTCGGGGACGTGCTGGAACGCGCCCGCACGGACCTGCCCGCCCTGGGCGTCGCCACCGTGTACCGCACCCTGAAACTCCTGACCGACCAGGGCCGCATCCATCCCGTGACCCTGGACGGCGAGACCCTCTACGAATCGAGCGGCAAGGGCCACCACCACCACTTCGCCTGCACCCGCTGCCAGCGCGTGTTCACGCTGCACACCTGCCCGGTCGCGCTGCCCAGCGGCACCGTCTACCCCGGCGGGTTCATCGTGGAAGCGCACGAGGTGACCCTGTACGGCCAGTGCCCGCAGTGCGCGCAGGCCAGCTGA
- the era gene encoding GTPase Era, producing the protein MTEPSITSGEQTHSGFVAIVGKPNVGKSTLLNAFLGTKVAPTSPRPQTTRRGVRGIHTSGERQIVFVDTPGLHKPKDALGKYMNHEVHSALADVDAVVWVVDLRHPPTDEDQLVARQVRELPKPLFLVGNKTDAAKYPDEAMKLYRALLEGRDAELSDTMLSAQNNPNAVATLREQLLEILPESPFFFPVGPASDQSREQWAAEIIREEAMKKLRDELPYAVATRVNRWTEREDGLQRIEGEIVVEKNAHKGMVIGSGGKQLKEIGQAARKQLEVFLDRKVYLGLEVIVIPGWREDVEALRELGYE; encoded by the coding sequence ATGACGGAACCTTCCATTACCTCCGGCGAGCAGACCCACTCCGGCTTCGTGGCCATCGTGGGCAAGCCCAACGTCGGCAAAAGCACCCTTCTGAACGCCTTCCTGGGGACCAAGGTGGCCCCCACCAGCCCCCGGCCCCAGACCACCCGCCGGGGCGTGCGCGGTATCCACACCAGCGGCGAACGTCAGATCGTCTTCGTGGATACGCCCGGGCTGCACAAACCCAAAGACGCGCTGGGCAAGTACATGAACCACGAGGTGCACAGCGCCCTGGCCGACGTGGACGCGGTCGTGTGGGTCGTGGACCTGCGCCACCCGCCCACCGACGAGGATCAGCTCGTGGCGCGGCAGGTGCGCGAGCTGCCCAAGCCGCTGTTCCTAGTGGGCAACAAGACCGACGCCGCCAAGTACCCCGACGAGGCCATGAAGCTCTACCGCGCGCTGCTCGAGGGCCGTGACGCCGAGCTGAGCGACACGATGCTCAGCGCGCAGAACAACCCGAACGCCGTGGCGACCCTGCGCGAGCAGCTGCTCGAGATCCTGCCCGAGAGTCCCTTCTTCTTCCCGGTGGGTCCCGCCAGCGACCAGAGCCGCGAGCAGTGGGCGGCCGAGATCATCCGCGAGGAGGCCATGAAGAAGCTGCGCGACGAGCTGCCCTACGCGGTCGCCACCCGCGTGAACCGCTGGACGGAACGCGAGGATGGCCTGCAGCGCATCGAGGGCGAGATCGTTGTGGAGAAGAACGCGCACAAGGGCATGGTGATCGGCTCGGGCGGCAAGCAGCTCAAGGAGATCGGTCAGGCGGCCCGCAAGCAGCTGGAGGTCTTCCTGGACCGCAAGGTGTACCTGGGGCTTGAAGTCATCGTGATTCCCGGCTGGCGCGAGGATGTCGAGGCCCTGCGCGAACTCGGCTACGAGTAA
- a CDS encoding LytS/YhcK type 5TM receptor domain-containing protein → MLRELFFNFCLLISVHSVLRFTFRSWPTSRSGPVPMARLAAFAAATLLLLLFPAQPTPGIVLDARAVPVAFVTLQFGPLPGLLVALPALAYRIWLGGAGVYAAVPSLLAVIGVTALLRRRIPAVGPLFWPHWPSLILMFGANGLPLLLPGGSSIWT, encoded by the coding sequence ATGCTGCGTGAACTCTTCTTCAACTTCTGCCTGCTGATCAGCGTTCATTCCGTCCTGCGCTTCACCTTCCGCTCCTGGCCCACCTCCCGCAGCGGCCCCGTGCCCATGGCGCGGCTGGCCGCCTTCGCCGCCGCCACCCTGCTGCTCCTGCTGTTCCCGGCGCAGCCCACACCCGGCATCGTGCTCGACGCGCGGGCGGTGCCGGTCGCCTTCGTCACCCTGCAGTTCGGGCCGCTGCCGGGCCTGCTCGTGGCCTTGCCCGCCCTGGCGTACCGCATCTGGCTGGGCGGAGCCGGCGTGTACGCGGCCGTGCCCAGCCTGCTGGCCGTCATCGGCGTGACGGCCCTGCTGCGCCGCCGCATTCCCGCGGTGGGACCGCTGTTCTGGCCGCACTGGCCCAGCCTGATCCTGATGTTCGGCGCGAACGGCCTGCCACTGCTTCTGCCCGGCGGCAGTTCGATCTGGACCTGA
- a CDS encoding 3-deoxy-7-phosphoheptulonate synthase, with product MTHPEPTIHAGRTENLNVSGFTPLITPRALKALHPLTPQAEATVLAGRRAAQDILHGRDDRLLVVVGPCSIHDHEQALDYARRLAALRERVGDRLEVHMRVYVDKPRTTVGWRGYLLDPDMNGANDINKGLELTRKLMVQVSELGLPVATELLDPFAPQYVFDAVAWACLGARTTESQTHRVMSSAVSAPMGFKNGTGGGIKLAVDAIVAARASHAFFTIDDDGQACIVHTLGNPDGHVILRGGRGGPNYAPQFVKEAADLMTAAGLTPAVMVDCSHANSGSDHTRQSLVWRDVLHQRAAGQSAVRGLMIESNLRPGKQGIPKDLSTLVPGLSVTDACVGWDETEALLLEAHAALEKQAAGRETVSG from the coding sequence ATGACGCACCCCGAACCCACCATCCACGCCGGCCGCACCGAGAACCTGAACGTCAGCGGCTTCACGCCCCTGATCACCCCCCGCGCCCTGAAGGCCCTGCACCCGCTGACCCCGCAGGCCGAGGCGACGGTGCTCGCGGGCCGCCGCGCCGCGCAGGACATCCTGCATGGCCGCGACGACCGGCTGCTCGTGGTGGTGGGGCCCTGCTCCATCCACGACCACGAGCAGGCGCTCGACTACGCCCGCCGCCTCGCCGCGCTGCGCGAACGGGTGGGAGACCGGCTGGAAGTGCACATGCGGGTGTACGTGGACAAACCCCGCACCACCGTCGGCTGGCGCGGCTACCTGCTTGACCCCGACATGAACGGCGCGAACGACATCAACAAGGGCCTGGAACTCACCCGCAAGCTGATGGTGCAGGTCAGCGAGCTGGGCCTGCCGGTCGCCACGGAACTCCTCGACCCGTTCGCCCCGCAGTACGTGTTCGACGCGGTCGCCTGGGCCTGCCTGGGTGCCCGCACCACCGAAAGCCAGACGCACCGCGTCATGAGCAGCGCCGTGTCCGCCCCGATGGGCTTCAAGAACGGCACGGGCGGCGGCATCAAACTCGCCGTGGACGCCATCGTCGCCGCGCGCGCCTCGCACGCGTTCTTCACCATCGACGACGACGGGCAGGCCTGCATCGTCCATACGCTCGGCAACCCCGACGGGCACGTCATCCTGCGCGGCGGCCGCGGCGGCCCCAACTACGCCCCGCAGTTCGTGAAGGAGGCCGCCGACCTCATGACCGCCGCCGGCCTGACCCCGGCCGTCATGGTGGACTGCTCGCACGCCAACAGCGGCTCGGATCACACCCGCCAGAGCCTCGTGTGGCGCGACGTGCTGCACCAGCGCGCCGCCGGGCAGAGCGCCGTGAGGGGCCTGATGATCGAGAGCAACCTCCGTCCCGGCAAGCAGGGCATTCCCAAGGACCTCAGCACCCTGGTGCCCGGCCTGAGCGTCACGGACGCCTGCGTCGGCTGGGACGAGACCGAGGCGCTGCTGCTCGAGGCGCACGCCGCACTGGAGAAGCAGGCGGCGGGCCGCGAGACCGTCAGCGGCTGA
- a CDS encoding carbohydrate binding domain-containing protein: MSRSPLPVLLPLSLLLGACTLTDASSATPVWQDEFSGTGLDTSKWSYQTGNGFTAGTDYVAGWGNNELEYYTDRASNVSVQGGTLVITARREKITGPAGRTAGTFDWTSGRIRTAGKFSRAYGKFEIRAKFPRGKGFWPAIWMLPEEPSPYASWAANGEIDIAEGWGSRPTEVAHTIHYGGVWPNNVYASKTASYPNAGSMDQWHTYTLQWTPGKIQWLIDGQVTSEKTQWWSAKNNPPSSDADLNAWPAPFDRPFYLLLNLAVGGNFDGNPDATTPDQGQMLVDYVRVYGMQTETGSAGPRPDMTYPWTPKPARPALSDGNLVYNGSFDWADTDPRVTPDTSSLSSAANSRFWTLYTSDGQVTLSNDAGALKADVTNAGSVNYAVQVRQDGLNIESGGRYEVSFDAWAQSARPMMLKVGGGQDRGYAAYSGERAVQIGTTKERKTVTFDMKATTDAAARLEFNLGNAGTGPVWFDNVVVRRVGTAAGARPPAADGNLLYNAAFTQDATATVPGIAGVPGTAYWTAWSNVPERLSAGVSGGVITLNVRDVDPANNWHVQLNQTEVPLTARKSYTLTFRGRASDAREVAVVIGENGGSYARYLDGKAALGATEQTFTYTFTAPVTNPAAQFQLLGAVGAAGSSYGLSFRDFRLVQNP, from the coding sequence ATGTCCCGTTCTCCCCTGCCCGTCCTCCTCCCCCTGTCCCTGCTGCTCGGCGCCTGCACCCTCACGGACGCCAGCAGCGCCACACCCGTCTGGCAGGACGAATTCAGCGGCACCGGCCTCGACACCAGCAAATGGAGCTACCAGACCGGCAACGGGTTCACGGCCGGCACGGACTACGTGGCCGGGTGGGGCAACAACGAACTGGAGTACTACACCGACCGCGCCAGCAACGTCAGCGTGCAGGGCGGCACCCTCGTCATCACCGCCCGCAGGGAGAAGATCACCGGCCCTGCTGGCCGCACCGCCGGCACCTTCGACTGGACGTCCGGCCGTATCCGCACCGCCGGGAAGTTCAGCCGCGCGTACGGCAAGTTCGAGATCCGGGCCAAGTTCCCCAGAGGCAAGGGGTTCTGGCCCGCCATCTGGATGCTGCCCGAGGAACCCAGCCCCTACGCCAGCTGGGCCGCGAACGGCGAGATCGACATCGCCGAGGGATGGGGCAGCAGACCCACGGAGGTCGCGCACACCATCCACTACGGCGGCGTGTGGCCGAACAACGTGTACGCCAGCAAGACCGCCAGCTACCCGAACGCGGGCAGCATGGACCAGTGGCACACCTACACCCTGCAGTGGACGCCCGGCAAGATCCAGTGGCTGATCGACGGGCAGGTCACCAGCGAGAAGACCCAGTGGTGGAGCGCCAAGAACAATCCCCCCAGCAGCGACGCCGACCTGAACGCCTGGCCCGCCCCCTTCGACCGGCCCTTCTACCTGCTGCTGAATCTCGCCGTGGGCGGCAACTTCGACGGGAACCCCGACGCGACCACCCCCGACCAGGGCCAGATGCTCGTGGACTACGTGCGCGTGTACGGCATGCAGACCGAGACCGGCAGCGCCGGACCGCGCCCCGACATGACCTACCCCTGGACGCCGAAACCCGCCCGCCCGGCCCTGAGCGACGGGAACCTCGTGTACAACGGGTCCTTCGACTGGGCCGACACCGACCCGCGCGTGACGCCCGACACGAGCAGCCTCAGCAGCGCGGCGAACAGCAGGTTCTGGACGCTGTACACCAGTGACGGGCAGGTCACCCTGAGCAACGACGCAGGGGCCCTCAAAGCCGACGTCACCAATGCGGGCAGCGTGAACTACGCCGTGCAGGTCCGCCAGGACGGCCTGAACATCGAGTCCGGCGGCCGGTACGAGGTCAGCTTCGACGCCTGGGCGCAGAGCGCCCGCCCCATGATGCTCAAGGTCGGCGGCGGGCAGGACCGCGGGTACGCCGCGTACTCCGGCGAGCGGGCCGTGCAGATCGGCACCACGAAGGAACGCAAGACCGTCACCTTCGACATGAAGGCCACCACCGACGCCGCCGCCCGCCTGGAATTCAACCTCGGGAACGCCGGCACCGGCCCGGTGTGGTTCGACAACGTGGTCGTGCGGCGCGTCGGGACGGCCGCCGGGGCGCGCCCACCCGCCGCGGACGGCAACCTGCTGTACAACGCCGCGTTCACGCAGGACGCCACCGCCACCGTCCCCGGCATCGCGGGCGTGCCCGGCACTGCGTACTGGACCGCCTGGAGCAACGTGCCCGAACGCCTGAGCGCGGGCGTCAGCGGCGGCGTGATCACCCTGAACGTCAGGGACGTGGACCCCGCGAACAACTGGCACGTGCAGCTGAACCAGACCGAGGTCCCCCTGACCGCCAGGAAGTCCTACACCCTGACCTTCAGGGGCCGGGCCAGCGACGCCCGCGAGGTCGCCGTGGTCATCGGCGAGAACGGCGGCAGCTACGCCCGCTACCTGGACGGCAAGGCCGCCCTGGGCGCCACCGAGCAGACCTTCACGTACACCTTCACGGCGCCCGTCACGAACCCGGCCGCGCAGTTCCAGCTTCTCGGCGCGGTCGGCGCGGCGGGCAGCAGCTACGGCCTGAGCTTCCGTGACTTCCGCCTCGTGCAGAATCCCTGA
- a CDS encoding circularly permuted type 2 ATP-grasp protein, translated as MARAHYQGVQAYLDALGVSEFRRRHQLLDLAFRNQGITFTVYGDAQGTERTFPFDPVPRIIPATEWSHIEAGLTQRVRALNAFLTDIYSGAQILGDGVIPAELVYTSAHFRREVHGVLPPGGVFTHVVGTDLIRNEQGEYLVLEDNLRSPSGVSYLLANRQAMTRVYPGMFEGQGVRPVQHYASALLRLLLDSSPRENGTVVVLTPGMYNSAYFEHAYLAQQMGVELVEGRDLFVDGGRVWMRTTGGRQQVDVIYRRVDDDFLDPLAFRRDSALGVAGLVDVYRQGRVAIANAIGTGVADDKAVYAYVPDMIRYYLNESPVLNNVPTYLGWNAEHLEFMLANAQELVFKSVGEAGGYGMLIGPDATRDEVRAYLEKVRRDPRDFIAQPVVGLSRHPTFYPDSGGFEAAHVDLRPYILFGQDVTIVPGGLTRVALRRGSLVVNSSQGGGSKDTWVLDHDGPAAPLGMTQLLHGTTDPVGGQGQRQTQSQSGGGQAQSQSQSQSQWQGGFGAVPLGEPLSPDSLAVLADQAALHRAQAADEAQVAAYGESQRAPEGPPPAGVASGRSGPQSYQQQLEKDQLDADGEDR; from the coding sequence GTGGCACGCGCCCATTACCAGGGGGTGCAGGCGTACCTGGACGCCCTGGGGGTGAGCGAGTTCCGGCGGCGGCATCAGCTGCTGGATCTGGCGTTCCGCAATCAGGGGATCACGTTCACGGTCTACGGTGACGCGCAGGGGACCGAGCGCACCTTCCCGTTCGATCCGGTGCCGCGCATCATTCCGGCGACCGAGTGGTCGCATATCGAGGCGGGGCTGACCCAGCGGGTAAGGGCGCTGAACGCCTTCCTGACCGACATCTACAGTGGCGCGCAGATTCTCGGGGACGGCGTCATCCCGGCGGAACTGGTGTACACGAGCGCCCACTTCCGGCGCGAGGTGCACGGGGTGCTCCCGCCGGGCGGGGTGTTCACCCACGTGGTCGGCACGGACCTGATCCGCAACGAGCAGGGCGAGTACCTGGTGCTCGAGGACAACCTGCGCTCGCCGAGCGGCGTGTCGTACCTGCTGGCCAACCGGCAGGCGATGACCCGGGTGTACCCGGGCATGTTCGAGGGGCAGGGCGTGCGGCCGGTGCAGCACTACGCCTCGGCGCTGCTGCGACTGCTGCTCGACAGCAGCCCGCGCGAGAACGGTACGGTGGTCGTCCTGACGCCGGGGATGTACAACAGCGCGTACTTCGAGCACGCCTACCTGGCGCAGCAGATGGGCGTGGAACTGGTCGAGGGGCGTGACCTGTTCGTGGACGGCGGCCGGGTCTGGATGCGCACGACCGGCGGCCGTCAGCAGGTGGACGTAATCTACCGCCGCGTGGACGACGACTTCCTGGACCCGCTGGCGTTCCGCCGGGACAGCGCGCTGGGCGTGGCCGGACTGGTGGACGTGTACCGGCAGGGGCGCGTGGCGATCGCCAACGCCATCGGGACGGGCGTCGCGGACGACAAGGCGGTGTACGCCTACGTGCCCGACATGATCCGCTACTACCTGAACGAGTCGCCGGTCCTGAACAACGTGCCCACCTACCTGGGCTGGAACGCCGAACATCTGGAGTTCATGCTCGCGAACGCGCAGGAACTGGTGTTCAAGTCGGTGGGCGAGGCGGGCGGGTACGGCATGCTGATCGGCCCGGACGCCACGCGGGACGAGGTGCGGGCGTACCTGGAGAAGGTGCGGCGCGATCCGCGCGACTTCATCGCCCAGCCGGTGGTGGGCCTGTCGCGGCACCCGACCTTCTACCCCGACAGCGGCGGGTTCGAGGCGGCGCACGTGGACCTGCGGCCGTACATCCTCTTCGGGCAGGACGTGACGATCGTGCCGGGCGGCCTGACGCGCGTGGCGCTGCGCCGGGGCAGCCTGGTCGTGAACAGCTCGCAGGGGGGCGGCAGCAAGGACACCTGGGTCCTCGATCACGACGGTCCGGCGGCGCCGCTGGGCATGACGCAGCTGCTGCACGGAACGACCGATCCGGTCGGCGGGCAGGGCCAGCGTCAGACGCAGTCCCAGTCGGGCGGCGGGCAGGCGCAGTCACAGTCGCAATCCCAGTCGCAGTGGCAGGGGGGCTTCGGGGCGGTGCCGCTGGGCGAGCCGCTGTCTCCCGACTCGCTGGCCGTGCTGGCCGACCAGGCGGCGCTGCACCGCGCGCAGGCGGCCGACGAGGCGCAGGTGGCGGCCTACGGCGAGAGTCAGCGCGCCCCGGAGGGTCCGCCGCCCGCAGGCGTGGCGTCCGGGCGCAGCGGGCCGCAGTCGTACCAGCAGCAGCTGGAAAAGGATCAGCTGGACGCTGACGGGGAGGACCGCTGA
- a CDS encoding DUF2256 domain-containing protein produces the protein MPRPERTFGGGRPPSQRPSKTCAHCGLPFTWRKKWERDWDTVKYCSDRCRSAAKRRTE, from the coding sequence ATGCCTCGCCCGGAACGCACCTTCGGCGGCGGACGCCCGCCCAGCCAGCGCCCCAGCAAGACCTGCGCCCACTGCGGCCTCCCGTTCACGTGGCGCAAGAAATGGGAACGCGACTGGGACACCGTCAAGTACTGCTCCGACCGCTGCCGCTCGGCCGCGAAACGCAGGACCGAATGA
- the uvsE gene encoding UV DNA damage repair endonuclease UvsE, whose translation MTGPAYGLVCLTTGPEIRFRTITLTRYRALPPAQRYGTLLDLYADNVARVRRAADYCAARAIRLYRLSSSLFPMLDLDGDDTGAQVLAHLAPQLRDAGHAFQDHGIRVLMHPEQFIVLNSDRPEVRASSLRAITTHAQVMDALNLERSTWNLLLLHGGKGGRAQELQAIIPDLPDAVRLRLGLENDERAYSPRDLLPVCEATGTPLIFDAHHHVVHDRLPDQEDPSVREWVLAARRTWSPPEWQVVHLSNGLDGPQDRRHSWLIDQLPSAYHDVPWIEVEAKGKEEALVALGACAPALTA comes from the coding sequence ATGACCGGCCCCGCCTACGGCCTCGTGTGCCTGACCACCGGGCCCGAGATCCGCTTCCGCACCATCACCCTCACCCGCTACCGCGCCCTGCCCCCGGCGCAGCGGTACGGCACGCTGCTCGACCTGTACGCCGACAACGTCGCCCGCGTGCGCCGCGCCGCCGACTACTGCGCCGCGCGCGCCATCCGCCTGTACCGCCTGAGTTCCAGCCTCTTTCCCATGCTGGACCTGGACGGGGACGACACCGGCGCGCAGGTCCTCGCCCATCTCGCCCCGCAGCTTCGGGACGCCGGGCACGCCTTCCAGGACCACGGTATCCGCGTGCTGATGCACCCCGAGCAGTTCATCGTGCTGAACAGCGACCGCCCCGAGGTCCGCGCGAGCAGCCTGCGGGCCATCACCACCCACGCGCAGGTCATGGACGCCCTGAACCTGGAGCGCAGCACCTGGAACCTCCTGCTCCTGCACGGCGGCAAGGGCGGCCGCGCCCAGGAACTCCAGGCGATCATTCCCGACCTGCCCGACGCGGTCCGCCTGCGCCTGGGCCTGGAAAACGACGAGCGCGCCTACAGCCCCCGCGACCTGCTGCCCGTCTGCGAGGCCACCGGCACCCCGCTGATCTTCGACGCGCACCACCATGTCGTCCACGACCGCCTGCCCGATCAGGAGGACCCCAGCGTGCGCGAGTGGGTCCTGGCCGCCCGCCGCACCTGGAGCCCGCCGGAGTGGCAGGTCGTGCACCTCAGCAACGGCCTGGACGGCCCGCAGGACCGCCGCCACAGCTGGCTGATCGATCAGCTGCCCAGCGCGTACCACGACGTGCCCTGGATCGAGGTGGAGGCCAAGGGCAAGGAAGAAGCCCTGGTCGCCCTGGGGGCCTGCGCCCCTGCCCTGACCGCGTGA
- a CDS encoding transglutaminase family protein, producing the protein MRCEIRHVTEYRYPQPAWDSFNQVRLHPTQEARQAVRSFHLHVVPQAEVTSHKDYFGAIVHHVHVHDQHTQLRIEAQAMVDTHALPDPGPTPVMALRGTRGPLTEFLVPCQRVPAGPWPEVFGVTRPGEQDDLGEYLQHLNSFLYSQFTYDARATTVSTPLAEFAQHRRGVCQDFTHAMLGITRQLGIPSRYVSGYLYSGGEMRGAEATHAWVECFIPEYGWLGLDPTNNCVAREKHIKIGHGREYSDVSPVRGTYYGGGKGSMSVAVYVYGET; encoded by the coding sequence GTGCGCTGTGAGATCCGGCACGTGACCGAGTACCGCTACCCGCAACCGGCGTGGGATTCGTTCAATCAGGTCCGCCTGCATCCCACGCAGGAGGCGCGGCAGGCCGTGCGGTCGTTCCACCTGCATGTGGTGCCTCAGGCCGAGGTCACCTCACACAAGGACTATTTCGGCGCGATCGTGCATCACGTGCACGTGCACGACCAGCACACCCAGCTGCGGATTGAGGCGCAGGCGATGGTGGACACCCACGCGCTGCCCGACCCGGGGCCGACCCCGGTGATGGCCCTGCGCGGCACGCGCGGTCCCCTGACCGAGTTTCTGGTGCCGTGTCAGCGGGTCCCGGCCGGGCCCTGGCCAGAGGTGTTCGGGGTGACCCGCCCGGGCGAGCAGGACGATCTGGGCGAGTACCTGCAGCACCTCAACTCGTTCCTGTACTCGCAGTTCACCTATGACGCCAGGGCCACGACAGTCAGCACCCCCCTGGCGGAATTCGCCCAGCACAGGCGGGGCGTGTGCCAGGACTTCACGCACGCGATGCTGGGCATCACCCGGCAGCTGGGCATCCCGTCGCGGTACGTGAGCGGCTACCTGTACAGCGGCGGCGAGATGCGCGGCGCGGAGGCCACCCACGCCTGGGTCGAATGCTTTATCCCGGAGTACGGGTGGCTGGGGCTGGACCCCACGAACAACTGCGTGGCGCGCGAGAAGCACATCAAGATCGGGCATGGGCGCGAGTACAGCGACGTCTCGCCGGTGCGCGGCACGTACTACGGGGGCGGCAAGGGCAGCATGTCGGTGGCGGTGTACGTGTACGGCGAAACCTAG
- a CDS encoding YIP1 family protein codes for MKSPVTSRPESSVQDMFAQSVAVLSRPSPATFERFERRGGLSSALTYVMIAAVVSAVIAALFAGLHSDVTFFGQLLSRLISIPLGFLAYTGAVYLIGRTLFKGTGTYAEVAYSFALFYVPLSIVSTLLGIIPILGWLVMFVIGLVMIYFGFLAAQSSLNLRDQTQAIVTLVLAWIAQLIVAGVIGGLISGLFLTGRVISGN; via the coding sequence ATGAAAAGCCCCGTGACCAGCCGGCCCGAGAGCAGCGTGCAGGACATGTTCGCCCAGAGCGTCGCCGTCCTGAGCCGCCCCAGCCCCGCCACCTTCGAACGTTTCGAGCGCCGCGGCGGCCTGAGCAGCGCCCTGACATACGTCATGATCGCGGCCGTCGTCTCCGCCGTGATCGCCGCGCTGTTCGCCGGGCTGCACAGCGACGTGACCTTCTTCGGCCAGCTCCTGAGCCGCCTGATCAGCATTCCCCTGGGCTTCCTGGCCTACACCGGCGCGGTCTACCTGATCGGCCGGACCCTCTTCAAGGGCACCGGCACCTACGCCGAGGTCGCCTACTCCTTCGCGCTGTTCTACGTGCCGCTGAGCATCGTCAGCACCCTCCTGGGCATCATCCCCATCCTGGGCTGGCTGGTGATGTTCGTGATCGGCCTGGTCATGATCTACTTCGGGTTCCTGGCCGCCCAGAGCAGCCTGAACCTGCGTGACCAGACCCAGGCGATCGTCACGCTGGTGCTCGCCTGGATCGCCCAGCTGATCGTGGCCGGCGTGATCGGGGGCCTCATCAGCGGCCTTTTCCTGACCGGGCGCGTCATCTCCGGCAACTGA
- a CDS encoding alpha-E domain-containing protein, with protein MLLLSRLAENLFWMGRYMERAENTARLLSVNYYATLESAGSARDHWRPLLDLTGGEGALRAHYGRVDARSVGSWLAFDRENPSSIASSLAFARSNARGLRDRIPSEMWEAVNRAYLNLCFETGDILDRDGLFEFCVAARDASQFFFGIAFATLPRDEGWSFMRAGQMLERADNTLRVLQGRLTPEALRGALEPAAAVQIEQRWAQVLKGASAYEAYRKRIHAGINPRLIAGFLLLDEYFPRSVRYSVQNLHDALEQIHRCHPGEHPEVLRLSRWLVARLEFAQVDDILTRQQPGLPDLLVDVNGVGAAITAAYFEQE; from the coding sequence ATGCTGCTGCTGTCTCGACTGGCGGAGAACCTGTTCTGGATGGGCCGCTACATGGAACGCGCCGAGAACACGGCGCGGCTCCTGAGCGTGAACTACTACGCCACCCTGGAATCGGCAGGCAGCGCCCGCGACCACTGGCGCCCGCTGCTTGATCTCACGGGGGGCGAGGGGGCCCTGCGCGCTCACTACGGCCGGGTGGACGCCCGCAGCGTGGGGTCGTGGCTGGCGTTTGACCGCGAGAATCCATCCAGTATCGCCAGCAGCCTCGCGTTTGCCCGCTCAAACGCGCGGGGCCTGCGCGACCGGATTCCCAGCGAGATGTGGGAGGCCGTGAACCGCGCGTACCTGAACCTGTGCTTTGAGACCGGCGACATCCTCGACCGGGACGGGCTGTTCGAGTTCTGCGTGGCGGCGCGCGACGCGTCGCAGTTCTTCTTCGGGATCGCGTTCGCCACCCTGCCGCGCGACGAGGGCTGGTCGTTCATGCGCGCCGGTCAGATGCTGGAGCGGGCGGACAACACGCTGCGCGTCCTGCAGGGCCGCCTGACACCCGAGGCCCTGCGCGGCGCGCTGGAGCCGGCCGCGGCCGTGCAGATCGAGCAGCGCTGGGCGCAGGTGCTCAAGGGGGCCAGCGCCTACGAGGCGTACCGCAAGCGCATCCACGCGGGCATCAATCCGCGGCTGATCGCCGGCTTCCTGCTGCTCGACGAGTACTTCCCGCGCAGCGTGCGCTACAGCGTGCAGAACCTGCACGACGCGCTGGAGCAGATTCACCGCTGTCACCCCGGCGAGCATCCGGAGGTGCTGCGCCTGTCGCGCTGGCTGGTGGCCCGCCTGGAATTCGCGCAGGTCGACGACATCCTGACCCGGCAGCAGCCGGGCCTGCCCGACCTGCTCGTCGATGTGAACGGCGTGGGCGCCGCGATCACCGCGGCGTACTTTGAGCAGGAATGA